The DNA region TGCTTAATctaattattgtcagtaaggatatgtcatattaccaaatggcgaacctcgaaaattatttaggatagagccgtgtccattacgcactacagttatttaggctattattttatttcaatgttttttgtccaccatggcaaacatagttaaaacgttcgctctaaacttatgtattttcaatcggctttcacaatcagctacagctgcgccgatgatcaccatgaaaacttgcaatgtctatacagaactgctttcacttccccgagtcgcgcacgcaacatgcacaacaatataccgatatttagcaaacacatgtatttccagctctcaaaactgatgaggtccagatctcagtggcctcatagctgcctacagccatgcctagtaagcctaatgatagcctaatagttatgacattaatagcctattaatggcctcatgtcggaatggcacgttgtttgaaaaaaaagttaaataccgccactgcgaccatgaaaacagaaaatgttggagtggtgggaccttttccataaagagacatgcctccactacgacaattggacatcaatgtcggagtgcgGATATGTCGAAAAAGTAAAAGTACATAGTCGTTGACAGTCTtcttcatatttttttctttccccataacttttcctttttttttacccatgttttttttccccctgtgtcCCCCAGCGGGCTCCGTAGTTAAGTAACAGGTAAAGTAAGGTTaaactatacagtacagtaaagtaAAGTATAGTTTACTTGATTGTTTACTTTTCTATCTGAAAATTAATTAACACTtgttttacttgtgtgtgtgtgtgtgtgtgtgtgtatgtgtgtgttctcttagCAGCAGCAGGAATGGTGGCAATTATTTTTTGCGGCAGATAGCAGAGgaacggagacagagagagaaacagcgacagaaagaggagaaaaggagacagaTACAGcgacagaaagaggagaaacagcaaCATGAAGAGGAGAAACTGCGGCAGAGAAAGAAGAAACTGCagcagaaagaggagaaacagcagcagaaacagcagcaacatcagcagaagcagcagcagagagaggagaaaccgcagcagaaacagcaggaacatcagcagaagcagcagcagagagaggagaaaccgcagcagaaacagcagcaacatcagcagaagcagcagcagagagaggagaaaccgcagcagaaacagcagcaacatcagcagaagcagcagcagaaagaggagaaacagcagCAGAAAGGGAGGAAACTGAGAAAGGATATATCTTGCACAATGTTCTAActggtacacacttattactctttgatacagtgacatAAACCCGTTAAAtggttgtagcagcacagctgttacatgtacactgaagacaatgaccccttgactggagctaagaatgatttgtatatcaaatctttcatgaccagatttaccccatccagcaggtctcaggtcagccctgtgcttctgatgaaaaatgtaggcaaattggcaaagttttgtaaagcactcagtattacaatgtaacaactatgggtccgttcgaatcggaaggcagctgcctactgcctccctccctaaatagagagctctctaactagacatgactttagtTTAAACgcgtcgtttaaaaatgagcgtagcactctagaatctttggttaacactacggtatgacgttagcaaaagcctgacgttaaactaaattagcctacgtaagctagcaggctaacggtataaagtagtttcactgacagctaatatctcagaccaggcgttattagtgagtacaacaatggtataaccaggtagtaaattgtttattttcaatctactttccacaaatccaagctaaataacgtcacacaaatgacatttcaacagactcagcagtcatttaccgatatcggcagccatgtttgttttgttttcaccgaGATTCAGACCTGGatgcaaaggattgtgggtagaAGGGAGCTTGTagtgtacatcgatgctgccttcaaaaatgACCGTTATTCGggaattctaagatatcttagaaggcagcgaaaatcgttttatcggtttcgaacggccttcgctgccttgctctctagttagatatcttagaaggcagcagttttacccGATTCGAATGGAgcctatatgtaggtacccacaaatacataatgcaagtacaatggtagtacctgatagtacgtgttgttacacaggttgtaccactgcacctaattaggtaggtacactgtaacagcgacaccccaagctaaagtgttaccctttatggtaatgtgtcactgttacagtgtacctcatgatagatttgatatacaaatcattcttagctccagttaAGGCCTTTTGTCTtctgtgtacatgtaacagctgtgctgctacaaccttgttaaAGGTTTATCCCACTGTATTGTAGAAGGTGGTCGAAAGTGAAACCGTGGAAAAGTATGATTGTACCCATAAGGTTTGCTAGAAGGTTTGCTATAATtgtgcaaatgcagcaatgatagataaACTTATATGAAAAGAATATTTACTCAGATTTTTAAAGTGTGAtttttagggctgtcaatcgattaaaaattgtaatctaattaattacatactctgtgattaattaatctaaattaatcgcatataaaatgtaatcgcaaaatcgcaatgtcaaaactatttctttgcagtaatgtgatACTTCAGAGTTGAcaaactccggtgatatgcaaattctgtgctgcagacattgcagaggactttgttttaatcaacactttctttttaacatcgtcaggctggttttttttcagtaaatgttccaatcaatgatccaggcagcacattctcgtctccccattttacagtctaatggttactgactagaatggctctaggtcaaaggtcatcgattaatctgtgttaatttttttaatcagttattttgtctcaaattaattaatctaaattaatcagttattttgacagccctagtgaTTTTGCTTAAATAATAATGTAGCTTTACTTACAATAAGAAGTGTGATTTTGCAGTGGGATTAAAAAACGGTATTTATTACTTAAACTTTAAAGAATAACTGTTTcaacttaaaatgtatttttctttgaatttgatagaatgtttaatcaaAAGATTTAAGTGTTTTAATTCAGCTTGTTTAGTATGTCATGTTTAAGATAAACCTGTCTGGACAATTTTCTCAACAAGCATGTACACTATTGTGTAGAACATTTGTCTACATGCGTTATTTCATTCCACCCTCAAACCATATAAACATATAATAAAAAGGCACTCACGTTGAGATCTTTTCAACACGCGACCTGTACTGGCTGACACCTGTTTCAGAGTGAACTTTGTGTCCCTGCAAGAAGCTGTTATGATAGAGTTTACAGCTTAGATTACTTCACACACCTCTAAAGTCCATCTCTCAGTCCTGAAACTTTTCACTTAAAGAAACAGCACATGGTGCATCTATAGATTAGATAGTAGGGAGCACACAACATATGAGACAGGAAAATAAGAAACAACAACATCTCACACAAATCCAACTGATTCCAGAATAATGCtgagtgatatactgtatgttttcattcatatcaggcaaggCACTGCTCCTTGGGGTTTGAATGAAGAAGTATCACTGGAGCCGCAGCCTGCAAATCACTCTGCCCACGTAGCAGTGCCTAAATGACAACATAGTTCCTTAGAAAATGTCTGTCTCatttgacattattatttgcaCATGTTGTAACTATTAAAATCACAGCATGTAATTGGGagatgtaggctattgcaaCTAGCCACTTCGAGGCACCTGCAAGCTAGGCTAGCTGTGTTTGCATCTGACCAACTACACTTTTTCCCAAGTAACATTTGACAGGGTATgtatgatttatattcatgactGGTGTAGCACTATCCTTTTCCTTTGGAAATGAATGAAGTAAGCCATCTTTTTATTGGCTCAGTTGagtttgtctatttgtctgaTGAAGCAATATGGCACAAGTGAGACTGGGGTTGGTAAAGGATACTGTATACCCACATAAAAGCTGTTGTTCAGCTGTAGGCCAGAGGCAGGGAAAATAACATGTATTTGCCTCTAACAGAAAACAATGAGCATTGACCTCTATGGTATCATGGAATTCTACAACCTCAACCTCAAACCACCACTTTCCCATACCAGCTAAAAGAGTGAAGATATCTCTTTTTACATGCAAATTACTGTTGCAAGAAGAGTATACCCTCATTGTCCATAATTTTAGTTTGTATGGCATACATTAAGGAGAAAAATATGTTCATATGTTTTAAGTATATGTGTTAATGAATAATACAGAAACGGTAGTGTTAGAAATATCACATGTGTATTACAGCATGAACTACAACAAAGAAGATCCTTATAAATAGCATACATttatgttgtttattgttgttgttgaatcaGATAGAGGATAGAGAGGACAGCACAGAGGAATGATATATTATCTTTCACCAATAACATTTAACTACCACCAGGGGTCAGAATAACCAAATATGCAGTGGACACAATACAACATTGTTAaaacagacagatacagtacattaaaaAGACATTTCATGAATGAGTTAAtgactaaataaaaaataagtaCAACCCTATTGTCCTCAATAATATTGTGCACTTCTAAAAAGTAAGTGTGCTGTGAAGACACAAAAGGGCTTAGGGCGCTCAGGAGTCTATAAATCTACTCAGGTGCTCTTCTGCTACGGGTGAGGTTAGAATCCAAAGGAAAAAAGGGTTAGCAGAGGCACTCCGAgatttttataaatataaaaagcctttaatagtTCATGGCAAGGATAatttaaaagcacatgggcctacgcgttacggccatattggccttcatcagggcattaTGAAGTAAGTGTGCTGTATTTCTGAAGGCAAGAATGCAGGTGTAACACAACTGTGAATACACCTATAGGTTCATGttattgtacatactgtagacccTAGCTTAGGCAAGGTAACTTTATTTCATAAGTGCCTTTCTAACACTAGGGCCATTCAACATGTTTGATAAATGAGATAAAATCAGAGAAGATTCAAAATCAAacgaaaataaatcaaataacttAGGCTCTTATCTGTTGGGAAATGACCAAATATATTACCAGACAGATTCCAAGTGCAGTGGGCATACTAGTTGTAGTCATGTGACCCGTGTTACAATGAGGCTTCCTTTCCTTTAACTCTTGTATCACCTTTTTTTggctctctatctccttctgtaaattctgtctcttttcctcttcttctctgatCTTGTTTTCAAGGTTGAGTCTCTTTTGTTCCTCCTCTAATTTTACCTCCTTCAACATTCTTGCTTTTTCTTCTTTCATTCGTTCTACTGTTGCCTTTAAGTTTTTCTCAGACTGCTCTTTGagttggttctctctctccaaggccttcttctgctcttcctctctaatCTGTATCTCTCTTGCTGCAGACTCTCTCTTGAAATCTGATATATTTTTCTCTGCCTCAGCTGTCATGTCTTGTATGGTCTTGGTGAGGTTTCTACGAGCTTCCTCCCGTAGATGGTTCTCTCTCGCCAAcgccttcttctcctcttcttctctaaTCCTCATCTCTATTCCTTTATAGTCTTTATCACAGTCTGTGAAGGAGAAGGGACAAATAGGGACACATTTAAACGCTGCGTTAGATTATAGGTTAGGTTAGATtattttagattagattaaattagaTTTGGTGAGTTTAGTGCAAGTTCAAGTCAGTAAGGTCCGCTCAAAAGGGAAGCACTTACAAGTGAACATGACCCATCCTGCAATGGCGAGGATCAAGAAAAAGATGACCAAAACAACCAAACATAATTCTTTCCACCATTTTTTGATGAATCCTAGTGAAGAAGACATTAGAACATTATATTGTACAATATCAattcaaaatgtaatagtaaagCATTTACAACATGGTGAGAGTTAGCGAATTGATGCATTTCCTTCACTaatcaaaaatgtcaaaaggcTTGATGGATAGATGATCTAGATATTGAAAGTGAAAAATTAGTACAACTCACCTTTAATCCAGTTTTGCATGACACCATTTAGTTCCAGgcagttatatactgtatatcttcagATCTATGACAGAGGAAGTGATCAATAAAACCTCCAACTTGCATTGGCAAGTTCCTCAACACATGATTTCAGGGGGTTGTTACCCAATCACAATGGACTATCTAGTCAACAACTACCACTGTGTAATACAATTAATGCTCTTGAGATGTTGATGCAATGGGGAGATCACGTTGAATTGATTATCAAAAAGACCTGATACATGATTAAATTAATCTAAACTGTACTGTTTGAGGAGGCTGAGAAGGTCTGGTGTGCCTACATCAGAGCTGGTGACAATCTGGCCTACTCAAGAGAATGCCACTCCAGCTTTGCATGAAAAAAACGAGCCTGCTGGATGCATCAGTTACAAACATGCCCTCCCAGTCCTTTCACTACCAACTCTCAAATATGCAGAGGCTTTGCCCCCCGACTTGTGCTCAAACATCTGAGTGGTCCACTATAGACAAGCACAATTGCAGACTCTCAAGAAAAAAGAGATATAGAAAGTTTTAGTTCATGCCATTCCTGATGAAACGGAACATggaaatagttttaaacatccaGTAACTTATCTTAAACTTCTGTATGTATTTTGATTCTAGAacttaaatatgtatattttGCTTAAAATGTAAATTTGTATGCAGTATTTCAGTTTTCTTGGTAGAACTACCATTcaagtattaaatacattttgaagaTGTGGTGATTTCCACATCACCAATCTGTTAGGAATCTGGTTCTTCCCGTTTCTAGGGTGTGTTGTTGTCATGTGTCATATGTAACAAGAAAAGTGGCGGGAATCAAATCGATTGTTGACGTTACCACTGCTCTACCGTGACCGCAGTGTAGACGAGACATATACATCCATTTATCTTAATattattgtgtgttttgtaatcTTCTACTTTTTAAATGAACATGACCGTTGTCATGTGCTCATTTTGTATGATCAAATTTAGATTAAATGAGCTTTCCAATAAAATGCTAGTGAAAATATCATATATgtcaaatattttttaaatatatacaaAACCCATTTTGTGCCAGAAGTCTGTCATACATCAGAGGTCTGTTATACACAATTATCTGACCTCCAAATATTTggaaggcccattcaagtgAACAGAGCTACAGCATTTTGAAGATATGTGTAATAaccagtggcggctggtggttataaaaataagggaggaaggaaggtgcACTTGATCGGTGTTAGTGGCAAATGTGAGGTTGTGATGGTATTGGTGGCATATGTGAACAATAGAGTATGTAGGCCGCCTACCCAGACATTTAAACCACCGTtatgcacttgagcaaggcacttaacctcaaattgctccagggacaatgatctttgttatataattgacatatgtaagtcactttggataaaagtgtctgctaaattaataaatacaaatgttaacACTTTGAGGCAgctagctataccttgagaagtttttcatctagctaaaaacatctatgcaaaagtggcacatatggttatattcaagAGATCCTCcaaaataattatatgagagta from Sardina pilchardus chromosome 1, fSarPil1.1, whole genome shotgun sequence includes:
- the LOC134066887 gene encoding golgin subfamily A member 6-like protein 25, whose translation is MQNWIKGFIKKWWKELCLVVLVIFFLILAIAGWVMFTYCDKDYKGIEMRIREEEEKKALARENHLREEARRNLTKTIQDMTAEAEKNISDFKRESAAREIQIREEEQKKALERENQLKEQSEKNLKATVERMKEEKARMLKEVKLEEEQKRLNLENKIREEEEKRQNLQKEIESQKKVIQELKERKPHCNTGHMTTTSMPTALGICLVIYLVISQQIRA